A single genomic interval of Oryza sativa Japonica Group chromosome 7, ASM3414082v1 harbors:
- the LOC107276673 gene encoding plant UBX domain-containing protein 7 has product MENDARLLEFMEVTSCYDVTLAARQLASCGWHLDRAVDLFYAGVVEGGGRPSSWSARHDGEESTSSASASTSVRAPISARSDTLYGVPYPSVGRATRRRRQTRWESEEDAALRRQREGEASTSTSGYGGGRDDSDDEQPPPASKKRKPSTLAELYRAPRELTYRGGFHSAKVHAARLSRWLLVNVQAEYGGREFASHLLNRDVWADETVAMYVRDNFVFWQADEGDSGGEGSKVCCHYKLDRAKLPAVLFVDPVTGQLMEKLHHITDPTDFLMAAEKFIDSKSFISTTTRANRITYHRLTVVGKEFGGQCGVDALFAYCRSVIGVEQPFRVMRMPATAGAKEEVREDKDVSFEQLGLNMSTVYVLLD; this is encoded by the exons ATGGAGAACGACGCCCGCCTCCTCGAGTTTATGGAGGTGACGTCGTGCTACGACGTCACCCTCGCCGCCCGGCAGCTCGCCTCCTGCGGCTGGCACCTCGACCGTGCCGTCGATCTCTTCTACGCCGGAGTCGTCGAAGGCGGAGGACGACCGTCGTCGTGGTCCGCGCGACACGACGGCGAGGAGTCGACGTCGTCGGCGTCCGCGTCCACGTCGGTGCGCGCTCCGATCTCCGCTCGCTCCGACACCCTCTACGGCGTCCCGTACCCGTCCGTCGgccgcgccacccgccgccgcaggcAGACCAGGTGGGAGAGCGAGGAGGACGCGGCTCTTCGGCGCCAGCGCGAGGGGGAggccagcaccagcaccagcggctacggcggcggtcGCGACGACTCGGACGACGAGCAGCCGCCGCCTGCGTCCAAGAAGAGGAAGCCGTCGACCCTGGCGGAGCTGTACCGGGCGCCGCGCGAGCTGACGTACAGGGGCGGGTTCCACAGCGCCAAGGTGCACGCGGCGAGGCTGTCGCGTTGGCTCCTCGTGAACGTGCAGGCGGAGTACGGCGGCCGCGAGTTCGCGTCGCATTTGCTGAACCGCGACGTGTGGGCGGACGAGACGGTGGCGATGTACGTGCGGGACAACTTCGTGTTCTGGCAGGCCGACGAGGgagacagcggcggcgagggcagcaAGGTCTGCTGCCACTACAAGCTCGACCGTGCCAAGCTGCCCGCCGTGCTCTTCGTCGACCCCGTCACCGGGCAGCTCATGGAAAAGCTGCACCATATCACGGACCCGACCGACTTTCTCATGGCCGCCGAGAAGTTCATCGACTCGAAGTCGTTCatatccaccaccaccagagcTAACAGAATTACCTACCACCGCCTTACC GTGGTGGGCAAGGAGTTCGGCGGCCAATGCGGGGTGGACGCGCTCTTCGCCTATTGCCGGTCAGTCATCGGCGTCGAGCAGCCGTTCCGGGTGATGCGGAtgccggcgacggccggcgcgaaggaagaaGTGCGCGAGGACAAGGACGTGTCGTTTGAGCAGCTGGGGCTTAACATGTCCACGGTGTACGTGCTTCTAGACTAG
- the LOC9266464 gene encoding pentatricopeptide repeat-containing protein At1g71490 — translation MPTSAAAVLLPRPPPPPPPPAGAPTEPDDDEGSLHSLLASLSSSSALRLLPFPLLAFSRLRRHLPPAAGTSHLLLRPVAALLHHHRSHLRLGVQLHALSLSLGLSRHPILLPRLLSVYTSHPSLLPSAASVAADSTLPLPYNVLISSCLRHGLPLQALAAYQEMGKNGVLPDVFTYPSVLRACAEARELVLGRAVHMHAAGAGMDGNLFFQNALMSMYAKCGDLASARKVFDGMVQRDVVSWNSMISSYAAVGQWAEAMELFRRMRDEGTEVNSVTWNTIAGGYIQMRDYRAAVGLIREMVRGGAEVDYVTLVIGLNACSRVGWLRLGKEIHGLAVRMCCDQVESVSNALITMYARCKDMECARMLFRMLECPGVVTWNTMLSSFALSDCAEEASSIFREMICRGVKPNYVTVVTYLALCARVANLQHGQELHGHIVKHGFKGYRLLWNSLIDMYSKSGRLSVAQNVFDTMDDCDMISYTSMIAGYGMQGKGTVALRLFEQMIDSGIKPDHIIMVTVLSACSHSGLVLEGEELFNKMVISYGIKPQMEHYSCMIDLYARAGLLEKAEEMLDHTPFPPTSTMWAALVGACHDRGNIEIGERAARKLLEMRTENAGHYVLIANMYAAAGCWDELATVRKLMRDLGVTKAPGLAWTDLGNGFTPFLVGDRSNPLAPEIYVVLDELSEQMRNINNCSDLDILAENIE, via the coding sequence ATGCCCACGTCGGCTGCGGCGGTGCTCTTAccacggccgccaccgccaccgccgccgccggcgggggcaCCGACCGagcccgacgacgacgaaggctCCCTCCATTCCCTCctcgcctccctctcctcctcctccgcgctccgcctcctccccttcccactcctcgccttctcccgcctccgccgccacctcccgcccgccgcaggcacctcccacctcctcctccgccccgtCGCCGCTCTCCTCCATCACCACCGCTCCCACCTCCGCCTCGGCGTCCAGCTCCacgcgctctccctctccctcggcctctCCCGCCACCCCATCCTCCTACCGCGCCTCCTCTCCGTCTACACCTCCCACCCCTCCctgctcccctccgccgcctccgtcgccgccgactccacGCTCCCGCTCCCCTACAACGTCCTCATCTCTTCCTGCCTCCGCCATGGACTCCCGCTCCAGGCCCTGGCGGCCTACCAGGAAATGGGCAAGAACGGCGTGCTCCCGGACGTCTTCACCTACCCCTCCGTCCTCCGCGCCTGCGCTGAGGCCAGAGAACTCGTGCTCGGGCGGGCGGTGCACATGCACGCCGCGGGCGCTGGGATGGACGGGAATTTGTTTTTCCAGAACGCGCTGATGTCAATGTATGCCAAGTGTGGGGATCTTGCCTCTGCACGCAAGGTGTTCGACGGTATGGTCCAGAGGGATGTGGTATCATGGAATTCAATGATATCAAGCTATGCAGCGGTCGGGCAATGGGCAGAGGCTATGGAGCTGTTTCGGAGGATGCGAGATGAGGGGACAGAGGTGAACTCGGTGACTTGGAACACTATCGCCGGGGGGTATATTCAGATGCGTGATTACAGGGCAGCGGTAGGGCTTATTAGGGAGATGGTTAGAGGTGGTGCAGAGGTGGATTACGTGACACTGGTGATTGGTTTGAATGCTTGCTCACGAGTTGGGTGGCTGAGGCTTGGAAAGGAGATCCACGGGCTGGCAGTGCGTATGTGCTGTGACCAAGTTGAGAGTGTCAGCAATGCGTTGATCACGATGTATGCTAGGTGCAAGGATATGGAGTGTGCTCGCATGTTGTTCAGGATGCTGGAGTGCCCTGGGGTGGTGACGTGGAATACAATGCTATCTAGTTTTGCACTGTCAGATTGTGCAGAAGAGGCTTCTAGTATTTTCCGTGAAATGATATGCAGAGGTGTGAAACCTAATTATGTTACTGTTGTTACCTATCTTGCTCTTTGTGCCCGTGTTGCAAATCTTCAACATGGGCAGGAACTTCACGGTCACATTGTTAAGCATGGTTTCAAAGGGTATCGCTTGTTATGGAACTCCCTTATTGACATGTACTCCAAATCAGGGAGGTTGTCGGTAGCACAAAATGTCTTTGATACCATGGATGACTGTGATATGATATCTTACACATCAATGATAGCAGGATATGGAATGCAAGGTAAAGGAACAGTTGCACTTCGCCTTTTTGAGCAGATGATTGATAGTGGGATCAAGCCCGATCATATAATCATGGTCACTGTACTCTCCGCGTGTAGCCACTCTGGACTTGTGCTTGAAGGAGAAGAACTTTTTAACAAGATGGTCATTTCATATGGTATTAAACCCCAGATGGAGCATTATTCTTGCATGATTGATCTATACGCACGTGCTGGACTATTGGAAAAAGCAGAGGAAATGCTTGACCATACCCCTTTTCCTCCAACGTCGACTATGTGGGCAGCATTAGTTGGGGCTTGTCATGACAGAGGCAACATAGAAATTGGTGAAAGGGCAGCAAGGAAACTTTTGGAAATGAGGACAGAGAATGCTGGGCACTATGTTCTGATTGCTAACATGTATGCAGCTGCTGGTTGCTGGGATGAACTAGCAACAGTCAGGAAACTAATGCGTGACTTAGGTGTCACAAAAGCACCTGGGTTAGCATGGACTGATCTTGGCAATGGGTTCACCCCTTTTTTAGTTGGAGATAGATCAAACCCTCTAGCACCGGAGATCTATGTGGTTTTAGATGAATTATCTGAGCAAATGAGGAATATCAATAATTGCAGTGATCTAGACATATTAGCGGAAAACATAGAATAA
- the LOC4342958 gene encoding uncharacterized protein At4g15970, translating to MTKSATSLLLGAALATVFFLLYTSVCRDLGDGPPKSSPPRWAHAQEQGTATVTPATRVVDAEQGTGRPGRQEEEVVAPREEKQTKDEAASRSGHGGGSVEQQQNQRRIVMPTSQQKETPSSPPQRQQQDLGELLRRAATPDKTVLMTAINEAWAAPGSFLDLFLESFRHGEGTEHLVRHLLVVAMDGRAFERCNAVHQFCYWFRVDGMDFAAEQSYMKGDYLEMMWRRNRFQQTILELGFSFLFTDVDILWFRSPFPHLSPDAQVVMSSDFFVGDPTSPGNYPNGGLLYVRSSASTVRFYEHWQSSRARFPGKHEQFVFDRIVKEGVPPHVGATVRFLDTGHFGGFCQHGKDLGRVVTMHANCCVGLHNKLFDLRNVLDDWKTYKERVAAGNMDYFSWRVPGRCIH from the exons ATGACGAAGTCGGCCACCTCGCTCCTGCTCGGCGCGGCCCTCGCCACGGTCTTCTTCCTGCTCTACACCTCCGTCTGCCGCGACCTCGGCGACGGGCCTCCAaaatcctcgccgccgcgctgggcGCATGCGCAGGAGCAGGGGACCGCCACCGTCACGCCGGCCACGAGGGTCGTCGACGCCGAGCAGGGGACCGGCCGCCCGGGGAGGCAAGAAGAGGAAGTGGTTGCTCCAAGAGAGGAGAAGCAGACCAAGGACGAAGCGGCTTCGCgcagcggccatggcggcggctcgGTAGAGCAGCAGCAAAACCAGCGAAGGATCGTGATGCCCACAAGCCAACAG AAGGAgacgccatcgtcgccgccccagcggcagcagcaggacCTGGGCGAGCtgctccggcgagcggcgacgcCGGACAAGACGGTGCTGATGACGGCGATCAACGAGGCGTGGGCGGCTCCGGGGTCGTTCCTGGACCTGTTCCTGGAGAGCTTCCGGCACGGCGAGGGCACGGAGCACCTTGTGCGGCACCTGCTGGTGGTGGCCATGGACGGGAGGGCGTTCGAGCGGTGCAACGCCGTCCACCAATTCTGCTACTGGTTCAGGGTCGACGGGATGGACTTCGCCGCCGAGCAGTCGTACATGAAGGGCGACTACCTGGAGATGATGTGGAGGAGGAACAGGTTCCAGCAGACCATCCTCGAGCTCGGCTTCAGCTTCCTCTTCACG GACGTGGACATCCTGTGGTTTCGGAGCCCCTTCCCGCACCTATCCCCGGATGCACAGGTGGTGATGTCCTCCGACTTCTTCGTCGGCGACCCAACCTCACCAGGGAACTACCCCAACGGCGGCCTCCTGTACGTCAGATCCAGCGCCAGCACCGTCAGGTTCTACGAGCACTGGCAGTCGTCGCGGGCGCGGTTCCCGGGGAAGCACGAGCAGTTCGTGTTCGACCGGATCGTCAAGGAAGgcgtgccgccgcacgtcggcgccaccgtgCGGTTCCTCGACACGGGCCACTTCGGCGGGTTCTGCCAGCACGGCAAGGACCTCGGCAGGGTTGTCACCATGCACGCCAACTGCTGCGTTGGGCTGCACAACAAGCTCTTCGATCTGAGGAATGTGCTCGACGATTGGAAGACGTATAAGGAAAGGGTTGCTGCCGGGAACATGGACTACTTCTCATGGAGGGTGCCAGGGAGGTGCATACATTGA